In Patescibacteria group bacterium, a genomic segment contains:
- the ricT gene encoding regulatory iron-sulfur-containing complex subunit RicT, with product MRVAIIQFSPWDKTYHFDPRDLAVKTGDKVIVKTDLGQELGEVVSFEEIDIEKIPSGQDAPREIKPITRKANEGDIEQVYSAKKRDEAMEVCKELIKKYNLPMKLVDVRFSYEGSRITFAFIADSRVDFRELVKDLTRRFNYVIRLQQIGIRDEAKMMGDYGHCGQKLCCGNFLHNLESITSDMADLQGCNSRGSERISGICGRLMCCLAYEAPGYKEMAAKLPPIGTEMKVGGKKGIIISHCIMKSSVNVKVPGDKGEGNSIVEVKI from the coding sequence ATGCGCGTTGCCATAATCCAATTTTCACCCTGGGACAAGACTTACCATTTCGATCCTCGCGATCTGGCGGTTAAAACTGGCGATAAAGTAATCGTTAAGACCGATTTAGGGCAGGAGCTGGGCGAGGTGGTTAGCTTTGAAGAGATTGATATTGAAAAAATCCCAAGCGGCCAAGACGCCCCAAGGGAAATAAAGCCAATAACCCGCAAAGCTAATGAAGGCGACATTGAGCAGGTTTATAGCGCAAAAAAACGCGATGAAGCCATGGAAGTCTGTAAAGAGCTCATAAAAAAATACAATTTGCCGATGAAGCTGGTGGACGTCCGTTTTTCCTACGAAGGCTCGCGGATTACTTTCGCTTTTATCGCTGATTCGCGGGTTGACTTCCGCGAACTGGTTAAAGATTTAACCCGGCGCTTTAATTACGTAATCCGATTACAGCAAATCGGCATCCGGGACGAAGCAAAGATGATGGGCGATTATGGCCATTGCGGACAAAAGCTTTGCTGCGGAAATTTCCTGCATAACCTGGAGTCGATTACTTCTGACATGGCCGACCTGCAAGGCTGTAATAGCCGCGGCTCAGAGCGCATCTCGGGCATCTGCGGGCGCTTAATGTGCTGCCTTGCTTACGAAGCCCCGGGCTATAAGGAAATGGCGGCTAAACTTCCCCCAATCGGGACGGAGATGAAAGTCGGAGGCAAAAAGGGTATAATTATCTCTCACTGCATTATGAAAAGTTCGGTCAACGTAAAAGTGCCGGGCGATAAAGGCGAAGGAAACTCGATAGTCGAAGTAAAAATATAA
- the tsf gene encoding translation elongation factor Ts: MTDKIKSLREKTGAGMVDCKKALDESAGDLEKAVEILRKKGIAKASKREDREANEGVVKVDIDKEKNKAYILEINSETDFVSRSGKFKDFTEEVFSLIKSGEPKNLDELMEIKMSDGNSVKDNLNNLSGVIGEKLGVKRFNIIASAGTVAAYSHSGGRIGAIVSLDKREMDDLAYEMAMQIAAANPKYINREQVPEADLAKEKEIYREQLIKEGKPEQMIEKILPGKMNKYFEEICLVDQEFIKDDKKKIRDVLGDAGIESLVRYSL, from the coding sequence ATGACGGATAAAATAAAAAGCCTGCGGGAAAAAACCGGCGCCGGCATGGTCGATTGTAAAAAAGCTTTGGATGAATCCGCCGGCGATTTAGAAAAAGCCGTCGAGATTTTAAGGAAGAAAGGGATTGCCAAAGCCTCAAAGCGGGAAGACCGCGAAGCGAATGAAGGCGTAGTTAAAGTCGATATCGATAAAGAGAAAAACAAGGCGTATATTTTGGAAATAAACTCCGAGACTGATTTTGTTTCAAGAAGCGGAAAATTCAAGGATTTTACCGAGGAAGTCTTTTCCTTAATCAAATCCGGCGAGCCGAAGAATTTGGACGAACTCATGGAGATAAAAATGTCCGACGGCAATTCCGTTAAGGACAATCTTAACAATTTAAGCGGCGTAATCGGAGAAAAACTGGGAGTTAAAAGGTTTAATATTATCGCATCGGCTGGTACTGTTGCCGCTTATTCTCATTCCGGTGGGCGGATTGGGGCGATTGTTTCTCTTGATAAGCGCGAGATGGACGATCTGGCTTATGAAATGGCAATGCAAATTGCCGCCGCCAATCCTAAATATATAAACCGCGAGCAAGTGCCGGAAGCTGATTTAGCCAAAGAAAAGGAAATTTACCGCGAACAGCTTATTAAAGAAGGGAAGCCGGAGCAGATGATTGAAAAAATTCTGCCGGGAAAAATGAATAAATACTTCGAGGAGATTTGCCTCGTTGACCAGGAATTCATTAAAGACGACAAAAAAAAGATTCGGGACGTTTTAGGTGATGCCGGTATTGAATCGCTTGTCCGCTACAGCCTTTAA
- the rpsB gene encoding 30S ribosomal protein S2 → MVKIPSIEEMLKAGMHFGHRTSRWHPKMAPFIFTSRNGVHIIDLEKSQKKLEAALEYIKNQVAQGKNILFVGTKQQVKDQMKKMAVETGSLYSTESWLGGLLTNFTVVRKSIKKYNDLVEKRQTGKLEKYTKKERLEIDREIARLESKVGGLASLDRVPDIIFIWDPKNDQTALKEANKRGLPVVAVCDTNTNPVGVEYIIPANDDATKTVKLLLAGVKEAILEGKENKKIEDAKKNENKVLQAR, encoded by the coding sequence ATGGTTAAAATTCCTTCAATTGAAGAGATGTTAAAGGCCGGCATGCACTTTGGGCACCGGACTTCGAGGTGGCACCCGAAAATGGCGCCTTTCATTTTTACGTCGCGAAACGGCGTACATATTATCGACCTGGAAAAAAGCCAAAAGAAGCTGGAAGCGGCTTTAGAATACATAAAAAATCAGGTCGCCCAGGGAAAAAACATCCTATTCGTCGGAACCAAACAGCAGGTAAAAGACCAGATGAAAAAAATGGCCGTTGAAACCGGATCGCTTTATTCGACTGAAAGCTGGCTGGGCGGGCTCTTAACTAACTTTACGGTCGTCCGAAAGTCAATCAAAAAATATAATGATCTGGTCGAAAAACGGCAGACTGGAAAATTGGAAAAATACACCAAAAAAGAACGTCTGGAAATTGACCGCGAAATTGCCCGACTGGAATCAAAAGTCGGAGGCCTCGCCAGCTTAGACCGCGTTCCGGACATTATTTTCATCTGGGATCCGAAAAACGACCAAACCGCTTTAAAAGAAGCTAATAAAAGAGGCTTGCCGGTAGTCGCCGTCTGCGACACCAATACAAATCCGGTAGGGGTGGAATATATTATTCCTGCCAATGATGACGCGACAAAAACCGTTAAATTACTTCTCGCCGGAGTAAAGGAAGCTATTTTAGAGGGAAAAGAAAACAAAAAAATCGAAGACGCGAAAAAGAACGAGAATAAAGTTCTGCAAGCCAGATAA
- the def gene encoding peptide deformylase, translating into MKIVKHPNKILSAKAKTISQEVIKTPVFRQLVLDMAEMMLKSDGAGLAAPQIGKSLQLAVINTKEGVLALVNPKITKKSLTREWGEEGCLSVPGYFGEVKRYKKVTCEYFNAQGEKKKIKAEGLLARVIQHELDHLNGILFIAKARNIKKIDQAKR; encoded by the coding sequence ATGAAAATAGTTAAACACCCCAATAAAATATTAAGCGCTAAGGCAAAAACCATCAGCCAGGAAGTTATAAAAACGCCTGTTTTCCGCCAGCTGGTTTTGGATATGGCCGAGATGATGCTTAAGTCCGACGGCGCCGGTTTGGCTGCCCCGCAGATCGGCAAGAGCCTCCAGCTCGCGGTTATTAACACTAAAGAAGGGGTTTTGGCGCTGGTTAACCCGAAGATTACCAAAAAATCCTTAACCCGCGAGTGGGGTGAAGAAGGCTGCCTCTCGGTTCCCGGTTATTTCGGCGAAGTAAAGCGCTATAAAAAAGTAACTTGCGAGTATTTTAACGCCCAGGGCGAAAAGAAAAAAATTAAGGCCGAGGGCCTTTTAGCCCGGGTAATACAGCACGAGCTTGACCATCTAAACGGCATCTTATTTATCGCCAAAGCCAGAAACATTAAAAAAATCGATCAGGCGAAGAGATAA
- a CDS encoding DedA family protein encodes MLLLYYLWPEYAAPALVLTFMEIINLIISSLVSIAQNFSYGGIVFLMTVESTFFPLPSEIVIPPYAYLAAQGQLNLFGVILSGTLGSVIGASINYFISRVIGRAIVYRMADHRYARYVFINRKKMEDAEKFFLKSANMSTFAGRLIPGVRHLISIPAGIFGMKFSNFIFYTSLGSIIWVSLLSALGYFFGQNQDLLLAYYKELSIGIFTLLALGLIILFFYKKNSQAKKS; translated from the coding sequence ATGTTATTATTATATTATCTCTGGCCGGAGTATGCCGCTCCTGCGCTGGTTTTAACTTTTATGGAAATAATCAATTTAATCATTTCAAGCCTTGTTTCTATAGCGCAAAATTTCAGCTACGGCGGAATTGTTTTTTTAATGACGGTAGAAAGCACTTTCTTTCCTTTGCCTTCGGAAATTGTAATCCCGCCTTATGCTTACTTGGCCGCCCAAGGGCAATTAAACTTATTCGGCGTAATCTTATCAGGGACGCTCGGCAGTGTAATCGGCGCTTCCATTAATTATTTCATATCCAGGGTAATCGGCCGGGCCATCGTCTACCGGATGGCTGACCATCGCTACGCCCGGTATGTTTTTATTAACCGGAAAAAAATGGAGGACGCGGAAAAGTTTTTTTTAAAAAGCGCCAACATGAGTACTTTTGCCGGCCGGCTTATACCCGGCGTCCGGCATTTAATCTCGATTCCGGCCGGAATTTTCGGCATGAAATTTTCCAATTTTATTTTTTACACTTCTCTAGGCTCGATTATCTGGGTCAGCCTGTTATCAGCCCTGGGTTATTTTTTCGGGCAAAACCAGGATTTGCTTCTAGCCTACTATAAAGAGCTGTCAATCGGAATCTTTACCTTGCTGGCTCTTGGGCTAATTATTCTTTTCTTCTATAAAAAAAATTCCCAGGCCAAAAAATCCTAA